In Puntigrus tetrazona isolate hp1 chromosome 22, ASM1883169v1, whole genome shotgun sequence, one genomic interval encodes:
- the osbpl1a gene encoding oxysterol-binding protein-related protein 1 isoform X1, with protein MFPGRFNALRSLCFYYVAEVMEELDPEEQFLRDARNGNLAGIQKLLMSKIKEEAKLDINCKGKSKSNHGWTPLHLACYFGHKDVVEALLKAGADASLPNNVGDTPLHKAAFTGRKEVVMLLLQHDACASVINGMAQIPKDITQSAEIKSMLEAAERTEERKLEEQLLEAAREGAVSTLTRLLNMKKPPNINCTDLLGNTPLHCAAYRGQKQCAVKLLQHKANPNIKNKIDQTVFDLANDAEMKQIITGNVMKGMTRHVKMFEGPLWKTSRFFGWRSYWVVLQDGVLSWYPKQSDAESNTHRQGCKPLTQAHCMVKEKDSSYFTIKCFDDSVHHFKVSQKNDPEATRKRWLEAIEEHSAFSTHYCSQDPDSEEEEDNGVSVHELSDSLQRAEACHQRLETEMLALLSVVKEDGLAERFPAAVVQKLKEVCEASSETCSSLHQCLGLFYKQEGARSLKLEQEVEKNKILSEALQTLATEHHELEQSVVKGSSPRSVLSEDEFYDALSDSDSEPSLSASETAGHSHEDGEDLKSELYCSISSDLGGRMSREDRRGEEEDDDEVARVNGVRRHRTSLPAPMFSRNDFSIWSILRKCIGMELSKITMPVIFNEPLSFLQRLTEYMEHTYLIHQANASDDSIERMKCVAAFAVSAVASQWERTGKPFNPLLGETYELVRDDLGFRLISEQVSHHPPISAFHAEGLQKDFVFHGSIYPKLKFWGKSVEAEPKGIITLELPKHNEAYTWMNPTCCVHNIIVGQLWIEQYGNVEVINHRTGEKCCLSFKPCGLFGKELHKVEGYILDKSKKKVCNLYGKWTECMYIVDPAAFETHKKNDKKASEDKKSSKQSSQTSDSEETPQPGGDSLEVIPGSQLLWRIAPRPVNSAQMYSFTTFAMQLNELDKEIEAVIPKTDSRLRPDIRAMENGDIDLASEEKKRLEEKQRAARKNRSKSDDEWKTRNVVSGPRWFHQGPNPHNGSQDWLFSNIYWDRDYSQVPDIY; from the exons ATGTTTCCCGGAAGATTTAATGCACTGCGCtcgctgtgtttttattacgtggCTGAAGTCATGGAGGAGCTGGATCCGGAGGAGCAGTTCCTCAGGGACGCCAGGAACGGGAACCTAGCGGGGATCCAGAAGCTTCTGATGTCCAAAATAAAGGAGGAGGCCAAACTTGACATCAACTGCAAGG GCAAGAGCAAATCCAATCATGGATGGACTCCTCTTCATCTGGCCTGCTACTTCGGACATAAGGATGTAGTTGAGGCCTTGCTGAAG GCTGGAGCGGACGCCAGTTTGCCAAATAATGTCGGAGATACGCCTCTACATAAAGCAGCATTCACCGGGAGAAAA GAGGTTGTAATGTTGCTCCTTCAGCACGACGCTTGCGCTTCTGTCATCAACGGGATGGCCCAGATACCTAAAGACATTACCCAGAGCGCTGAGATTAAAAGCATGTTGGAGG CTGCCGAGAGGACCGAAGAGAGGAAGCTGGAGGAGCAGCTGCTGGAGGCGGCGCGGGAAGGAGCCGTATCTACCCTCACCAGACTG CTAAACATGAAGAAACCCCCGAACATTAATTGCACAGACTTGTTGGGAAACACCCCGCTGCATTGCGCCGCTTACAGAGGCCAGAAACAGTGCGCCGTCAAACTCCTGCAGCACAAGGCCAACCCCAACATCAAGAACAAAATCG ATCAGACTGTTTTCGATTTGGCTAACGATGCAGAAATGAAGCAGATCATTACTGGAAATGTTATGAAA GGTATGACTCGACATGTTAAAATGTTCGAGGGGCCTCTTTGGAAG ACTTCAAGGTTTTTCGGCTGGCGCTCCTACTGGGTAGTGCTTCAGGACGGGGTCTTGTCATGGTACCCTAAACA GTCAGATGCAGAATCAAACACACACCGACAAGGTTGCAAACCGCTAACACAAGCACACTGCATG GTTAAAGAGAAAGATAGCAGCTATTTCACGATCAAGTGCTTTGACGACAGCGTCCACCATTTCAAAGTGTCACAGAAGAACGACCCTGAAGCCACCAGAAAA aGGTGGCTGGAGGCCATAGAGGAACATTCAGCGTTCAGCACTCATTACTGCTCACAAGACCCGGACAGCGAGGAAGAGGAAGACAACGGTGTGTCTGTACATGAGCTTTCTGACTCACTTCAG CGGGCCGAGGCGTGCCATCAGAGACTGGAGACCGAGATGCTGGCCCTCCTGTCCGTGGTCAAAGAAGATGGCCTGGCCGAAC GATTCCCCGCAGCCGTAGTTCAGAAGCTGAAGGAGGTCTGCGAAGCCTCCAGCGAAACCTGCTCCTCACTGCACCAGTGTCTGGGGCTTTTTTACAAACAGGAAGGA gcacGCAGTTTGAaactggaacaggaagtagagaAGAATAAAATCCTGTCAGAGGCTCTGCAGACGCTGGCCACTGAACATCACGAGCTGGAGCAGTCGGTGGTCAAGGGATCGTCGCCCCGCAGCGTCCTGAGCGAAGACGAGTTCTACGACGCTCTATCCG ATTCGGACTCTGAGCCCTCGCTGAGCGCTTCCGAGACGGCGGGCCACTCGCACGAAGACGGAGAGGACCTCAAGTCCGAGCTCTACTGCAGCATCTCGAGCGACCTCGGCGGCAGGATGTCCCGGGAAGACCGTCGTGGAGAGGAAGAGGACGACGATGAGGTGGCCAGAGTGAACGGAGTGAGGAGGCACAG GACTAGTTTACCAGCTCCCATGTTCTCCAGAAATGACTTCAGCATCTGGAGCATACTGAGGAAGTGCATTGGGATG gaGCTGTCTAAGATCACCATGcctgtcatttttaatgagcCGCTGAGCTTTCTACAGAGACTGACAGAATATATGGAGCACACGTACCTCATCCATCAGGCCAATGCTTCAGACGACTCTATTGAGAGAATgaag TGTGTGGCCGCGTTTGCCGTATCAGCCGTGGCGTCTCAGTGGGAAAGGACGGGTAAACCCTTCAACCCCCTGCTAGGAGAAACCTATGAGTTAGTCAG GGACGATCTCGGTTTCCGGCTGATTTCAGAACAAGTGAGCCACCATCCTCCCATCAGCGCTTTTCACGCGGAGGGTTTGCAGAAGGACTTCGTGTTTCACGGCTCCATCTACCCCAAACTGAAGTTCTGGGGCAAAAGCGTGGAGGCCGAACCTAAGGGCATCATCACTCTAGAGCTCCCCAA GCATAACGAGGCCTACACGTGGATGAACCCCACGTGTTGTGTGCACAACATCATCGTGGGACAGCTGTGGATCGAACAGTACGGCAACGTGGAGGTCATCAATCACAG GACCGGTGAAAAGTGCTGCCTGAGTTTCAAACCGTGCGGCCTTTTCGGTAAAGAGTTACATAAGGTTGAGGGCTACATCCTGGACAAGAG CAAAAAGAAAGTGTGCAACCTTTACGGGAAATGGACGGAGTGCATGTACATAGTCGACCCGGCTGCATTTGAAACTCACAAGAAGAACGATAAGAAAGCGTCAGAAGACAAGAAAAGCAGTAAACAG TCATCTCAGACGTCAGACTCGGAGGAAACGCCTCAGCCGGGTGGAGATTCACTGGAGGTGATCCCAGGAAGTCAGCTGCTCTGGAGAATAGCACCTAGGCCAGTCAACTCTGCCCAG ATGTACAGCTTCACTACATTCGCAATGCAGCTCAACGAGCTGGACAAAGAGATCGAAGCGGTCATCCCAAAGACGGACAGCAGACTGAGACCGGACATACGAGCCATGGAGAACGGAGACATCG ACCTGGCCAGCGAGGAGAAGAAGAGATTGGAGGAGAAACAGAGGGCGGCGCGTAAGAACCGCTCCAAGTCGGATGACGAGTGGAAGACAAG AAACGTCGTCTCAGGCCCAAG GTGGTTTCACCAAGGTCCAAATCCACACAATGGCTCTCAGGACTGGCTGTTCTCCAACATCTACTGGGACAGAGATTATTCCCAAGTACCGGACATCTACTGA
- the osbpl1a gene encoding oxysterol-binding protein-related protein 1 isoform X3 — protein sequence MEELDPEEQFLRDARNGNLAGIQKLLMSKIKEEAKLDINCKGKSKSNHGWTPLHLACYFGHKDVVEALLKAGADASLPNNVGDTPLHKAAFTGRKEVVMLLLQHDACASVINGMAQIPKDITQSAEIKSMLEAAERTEERKLEEQLLEAAREGAVSTLTRLLNMKKPPNINCTDLLGNTPLHCAAYRGQKQCAVKLLQHKANPNIKNKIDQTVFDLANDAEMKQIITGNVMKGMTRHVKMFEGPLWKTSRFFGWRSYWVVLQDGVLSWYPKQSDAESNTHRQGCKPLTQAHCMVKEKDSSYFTIKCFDDSVHHFKVSQKNDPEATRKRWLEAIEEHSAFSTHYCSQDPDSEEEEDNGVSVHELSDSLQRAEACHQRLETEMLALLSVVKEDGLAERFPAAVVQKLKEVCEASSETCSSLHQCLGLFYKQEGARSLKLEQEVEKNKILSEALQTLATEHHELEQSVVKGSSPRSVLSEDEFYDALSDSDSEPSLSASETAGHSHEDGEDLKSELYCSISSDLGGRMSREDRRGEEEDDDEVARVNGVRRHRTSLPAPMFSRNDFSIWSILRKCIGMELSKITMPVIFNEPLSFLQRLTEYMEHTYLIHQANASDDSIERMKCVAAFAVSAVASQWERTGKPFNPLLGETYELVRDDLGFRLISEQVSHHPPISAFHAEGLQKDFVFHGSIYPKLKFWGKSVEAEPKGIITLELPKHNEAYTWMNPTCCVHNIIVGQLWIEQYGNVEVINHRTGEKCCLSFKPCGLFGKELHKVEGYILDKSKKKVCNLYGKWTECMYIVDPAAFETHKKNDKKASEDKKSSKQSSQTSDSEETPQPGGDSLEVIPGSQLLWRIAPRPVNSAQMYSFTTFAMQLNELDKEIEAVIPKTDSRLRPDIRAMENGDIDLASEEKKRLEEKQRAARKNRSKSDDEWKTRNVVSGPRWFHQGPNPHNGSQDWLFSNIYWDRDYSQVPDIY from the exons ATGGAGGAGCTGGATCCGGAGGAGCAGTTCCTCAGGGACGCCAGGAACGGGAACCTAGCGGGGATCCAGAAGCTTCTGATGTCCAAAATAAAGGAGGAGGCCAAACTTGACATCAACTGCAAGG GCAAGAGCAAATCCAATCATGGATGGACTCCTCTTCATCTGGCCTGCTACTTCGGACATAAGGATGTAGTTGAGGCCTTGCTGAAG GCTGGAGCGGACGCCAGTTTGCCAAATAATGTCGGAGATACGCCTCTACATAAAGCAGCATTCACCGGGAGAAAA GAGGTTGTAATGTTGCTCCTTCAGCACGACGCTTGCGCTTCTGTCATCAACGGGATGGCCCAGATACCTAAAGACATTACCCAGAGCGCTGAGATTAAAAGCATGTTGGAGG CTGCCGAGAGGACCGAAGAGAGGAAGCTGGAGGAGCAGCTGCTGGAGGCGGCGCGGGAAGGAGCCGTATCTACCCTCACCAGACTG CTAAACATGAAGAAACCCCCGAACATTAATTGCACAGACTTGTTGGGAAACACCCCGCTGCATTGCGCCGCTTACAGAGGCCAGAAACAGTGCGCCGTCAAACTCCTGCAGCACAAGGCCAACCCCAACATCAAGAACAAAATCG ATCAGACTGTTTTCGATTTGGCTAACGATGCAGAAATGAAGCAGATCATTACTGGAAATGTTATGAAA GGTATGACTCGACATGTTAAAATGTTCGAGGGGCCTCTTTGGAAG ACTTCAAGGTTTTTCGGCTGGCGCTCCTACTGGGTAGTGCTTCAGGACGGGGTCTTGTCATGGTACCCTAAACA GTCAGATGCAGAATCAAACACACACCGACAAGGTTGCAAACCGCTAACACAAGCACACTGCATG GTTAAAGAGAAAGATAGCAGCTATTTCACGATCAAGTGCTTTGACGACAGCGTCCACCATTTCAAAGTGTCACAGAAGAACGACCCTGAAGCCACCAGAAAA aGGTGGCTGGAGGCCATAGAGGAACATTCAGCGTTCAGCACTCATTACTGCTCACAAGACCCGGACAGCGAGGAAGAGGAAGACAACGGTGTGTCTGTACATGAGCTTTCTGACTCACTTCAG CGGGCCGAGGCGTGCCATCAGAGACTGGAGACCGAGATGCTGGCCCTCCTGTCCGTGGTCAAAGAAGATGGCCTGGCCGAAC GATTCCCCGCAGCCGTAGTTCAGAAGCTGAAGGAGGTCTGCGAAGCCTCCAGCGAAACCTGCTCCTCACTGCACCAGTGTCTGGGGCTTTTTTACAAACAGGAAGGA gcacGCAGTTTGAaactggaacaggaagtagagaAGAATAAAATCCTGTCAGAGGCTCTGCAGACGCTGGCCACTGAACATCACGAGCTGGAGCAGTCGGTGGTCAAGGGATCGTCGCCCCGCAGCGTCCTGAGCGAAGACGAGTTCTACGACGCTCTATCCG ATTCGGACTCTGAGCCCTCGCTGAGCGCTTCCGAGACGGCGGGCCACTCGCACGAAGACGGAGAGGACCTCAAGTCCGAGCTCTACTGCAGCATCTCGAGCGACCTCGGCGGCAGGATGTCCCGGGAAGACCGTCGTGGAGAGGAAGAGGACGACGATGAGGTGGCCAGAGTGAACGGAGTGAGGAGGCACAG GACTAGTTTACCAGCTCCCATGTTCTCCAGAAATGACTTCAGCATCTGGAGCATACTGAGGAAGTGCATTGGGATG gaGCTGTCTAAGATCACCATGcctgtcatttttaatgagcCGCTGAGCTTTCTACAGAGACTGACAGAATATATGGAGCACACGTACCTCATCCATCAGGCCAATGCTTCAGACGACTCTATTGAGAGAATgaag TGTGTGGCCGCGTTTGCCGTATCAGCCGTGGCGTCTCAGTGGGAAAGGACGGGTAAACCCTTCAACCCCCTGCTAGGAGAAACCTATGAGTTAGTCAG GGACGATCTCGGTTTCCGGCTGATTTCAGAACAAGTGAGCCACCATCCTCCCATCAGCGCTTTTCACGCGGAGGGTTTGCAGAAGGACTTCGTGTTTCACGGCTCCATCTACCCCAAACTGAAGTTCTGGGGCAAAAGCGTGGAGGCCGAACCTAAGGGCATCATCACTCTAGAGCTCCCCAA GCATAACGAGGCCTACACGTGGATGAACCCCACGTGTTGTGTGCACAACATCATCGTGGGACAGCTGTGGATCGAACAGTACGGCAACGTGGAGGTCATCAATCACAG GACCGGTGAAAAGTGCTGCCTGAGTTTCAAACCGTGCGGCCTTTTCGGTAAAGAGTTACATAAGGTTGAGGGCTACATCCTGGACAAGAG CAAAAAGAAAGTGTGCAACCTTTACGGGAAATGGACGGAGTGCATGTACATAGTCGACCCGGCTGCATTTGAAACTCACAAGAAGAACGATAAGAAAGCGTCAGAAGACAAGAAAAGCAGTAAACAG TCATCTCAGACGTCAGACTCGGAGGAAACGCCTCAGCCGGGTGGAGATTCACTGGAGGTGATCCCAGGAAGTCAGCTGCTCTGGAGAATAGCACCTAGGCCAGTCAACTCTGCCCAG ATGTACAGCTTCACTACATTCGCAATGCAGCTCAACGAGCTGGACAAAGAGATCGAAGCGGTCATCCCAAAGACGGACAGCAGACTGAGACCGGACATACGAGCCATGGAGAACGGAGACATCG ACCTGGCCAGCGAGGAGAAGAAGAGATTGGAGGAGAAACAGAGGGCGGCGCGTAAGAACCGCTCCAAGTCGGATGACGAGTGGAAGACAAG AAACGTCGTCTCAGGCCCAAG GTGGTTTCACCAAGGTCCAAATCCACACAATGGCTCTCAGGACTGGCTGTTCTCCAACATCTACTGGGACAGAGATTATTCCCAAGTACCGGACATCTACTGA
- the osbpl1a gene encoding oxysterol-binding protein-related protein 1 isoform X2, with the protein MFPGRFNALRSLCFYYVAEVMEELDPEEQFLRDARNGNLAGIQKLLMSKIKEEAKLDINCKGKSKSNHGWTPLHLACYFGHKDVVEALLKAGADASLPNNVGDTPLHKAAFTGRKEVVMLLLQHDACASVINGMAQIPKDITQSAEIKSMLEAAERTEERKLEEQLLEAAREGAVSTLTRLLNMKKPPNINCTDLLGNTPLHCAAYRGQKQCAVKLLQHKANPNIKNKIDQTVFDLANDAEMKQIITGNVMKGMTRHVKMFEGPLWKTSRFFGWRSYWVVLQDGVLSWYPKQSDAESNTHRQGCKPLTQAHCMVKEKDSSYFTIKCFDDSVHHFKVSQKNDPEATRKRWLEAIEEHSAFSTHYCSQDPDSEEEEDNGVSVHELSDSLQRAEACHQRLETEMLALLSVVKEDGLAERFPAAVVQKLKEVCEASSETCSSLHQCLGLFYKQEGARSLKLEQEVEKNKILSEALQTLATEHHELEQSVVKGSSPRSVLSEDEFYDALSDSDSEPSLSASETAGHSHEDGEDLKSELYCSISSDLGGRMSREDRRGEEEDDDEVARVNGVRRHRTSLPAPMFSRNDFSIWSILRKCIGMELSKITMPVIFNEPLSFLQRLTEYMEHTYLIHQANASDDSIERMKCVAAFAVSAVASQWERTGKPFNPLLGETYELVRDDLGFRLISEQVSHHPPISAFHAEGLQKDFVFHGSIYPKLKFWGKSVEAEPKGIITLELPKHNEAYTWMNPTCCVHNIIVGQLWIEQYGNVEVINHRTGEKCCLSFKPCGLFGKELHKVEGYILDKSKKKVCNLYGKWTECMYIVDPAAFETHKKNDKKASEDKKSSKQSSQTSDSEETPQPGGDSLEVIPGSQLLWRIAPRPVNSAQMYSFTTFAMQLNELDKEIEAVIPKTDSRLRPDIRAMENGDIDLASEEKKRLEEKQRAARKNRSKSDDEWKTRWFHQGPNPHNGSQDWLFSNIYWDRDYSQVPDIY; encoded by the exons ATGTTTCCCGGAAGATTTAATGCACTGCGCtcgctgtgtttttattacgtggCTGAAGTCATGGAGGAGCTGGATCCGGAGGAGCAGTTCCTCAGGGACGCCAGGAACGGGAACCTAGCGGGGATCCAGAAGCTTCTGATGTCCAAAATAAAGGAGGAGGCCAAACTTGACATCAACTGCAAGG GCAAGAGCAAATCCAATCATGGATGGACTCCTCTTCATCTGGCCTGCTACTTCGGACATAAGGATGTAGTTGAGGCCTTGCTGAAG GCTGGAGCGGACGCCAGTTTGCCAAATAATGTCGGAGATACGCCTCTACATAAAGCAGCATTCACCGGGAGAAAA GAGGTTGTAATGTTGCTCCTTCAGCACGACGCTTGCGCTTCTGTCATCAACGGGATGGCCCAGATACCTAAAGACATTACCCAGAGCGCTGAGATTAAAAGCATGTTGGAGG CTGCCGAGAGGACCGAAGAGAGGAAGCTGGAGGAGCAGCTGCTGGAGGCGGCGCGGGAAGGAGCCGTATCTACCCTCACCAGACTG CTAAACATGAAGAAACCCCCGAACATTAATTGCACAGACTTGTTGGGAAACACCCCGCTGCATTGCGCCGCTTACAGAGGCCAGAAACAGTGCGCCGTCAAACTCCTGCAGCACAAGGCCAACCCCAACATCAAGAACAAAATCG ATCAGACTGTTTTCGATTTGGCTAACGATGCAGAAATGAAGCAGATCATTACTGGAAATGTTATGAAA GGTATGACTCGACATGTTAAAATGTTCGAGGGGCCTCTTTGGAAG ACTTCAAGGTTTTTCGGCTGGCGCTCCTACTGGGTAGTGCTTCAGGACGGGGTCTTGTCATGGTACCCTAAACA GTCAGATGCAGAATCAAACACACACCGACAAGGTTGCAAACCGCTAACACAAGCACACTGCATG GTTAAAGAGAAAGATAGCAGCTATTTCACGATCAAGTGCTTTGACGACAGCGTCCACCATTTCAAAGTGTCACAGAAGAACGACCCTGAAGCCACCAGAAAA aGGTGGCTGGAGGCCATAGAGGAACATTCAGCGTTCAGCACTCATTACTGCTCACAAGACCCGGACAGCGAGGAAGAGGAAGACAACGGTGTGTCTGTACATGAGCTTTCTGACTCACTTCAG CGGGCCGAGGCGTGCCATCAGAGACTGGAGACCGAGATGCTGGCCCTCCTGTCCGTGGTCAAAGAAGATGGCCTGGCCGAAC GATTCCCCGCAGCCGTAGTTCAGAAGCTGAAGGAGGTCTGCGAAGCCTCCAGCGAAACCTGCTCCTCACTGCACCAGTGTCTGGGGCTTTTTTACAAACAGGAAGGA gcacGCAGTTTGAaactggaacaggaagtagagaAGAATAAAATCCTGTCAGAGGCTCTGCAGACGCTGGCCACTGAACATCACGAGCTGGAGCAGTCGGTGGTCAAGGGATCGTCGCCCCGCAGCGTCCTGAGCGAAGACGAGTTCTACGACGCTCTATCCG ATTCGGACTCTGAGCCCTCGCTGAGCGCTTCCGAGACGGCGGGCCACTCGCACGAAGACGGAGAGGACCTCAAGTCCGAGCTCTACTGCAGCATCTCGAGCGACCTCGGCGGCAGGATGTCCCGGGAAGACCGTCGTGGAGAGGAAGAGGACGACGATGAGGTGGCCAGAGTGAACGGAGTGAGGAGGCACAG GACTAGTTTACCAGCTCCCATGTTCTCCAGAAATGACTTCAGCATCTGGAGCATACTGAGGAAGTGCATTGGGATG gaGCTGTCTAAGATCACCATGcctgtcatttttaatgagcCGCTGAGCTTTCTACAGAGACTGACAGAATATATGGAGCACACGTACCTCATCCATCAGGCCAATGCTTCAGACGACTCTATTGAGAGAATgaag TGTGTGGCCGCGTTTGCCGTATCAGCCGTGGCGTCTCAGTGGGAAAGGACGGGTAAACCCTTCAACCCCCTGCTAGGAGAAACCTATGAGTTAGTCAG GGACGATCTCGGTTTCCGGCTGATTTCAGAACAAGTGAGCCACCATCCTCCCATCAGCGCTTTTCACGCGGAGGGTTTGCAGAAGGACTTCGTGTTTCACGGCTCCATCTACCCCAAACTGAAGTTCTGGGGCAAAAGCGTGGAGGCCGAACCTAAGGGCATCATCACTCTAGAGCTCCCCAA GCATAACGAGGCCTACACGTGGATGAACCCCACGTGTTGTGTGCACAACATCATCGTGGGACAGCTGTGGATCGAACAGTACGGCAACGTGGAGGTCATCAATCACAG GACCGGTGAAAAGTGCTGCCTGAGTTTCAAACCGTGCGGCCTTTTCGGTAAAGAGTTACATAAGGTTGAGGGCTACATCCTGGACAAGAG CAAAAAGAAAGTGTGCAACCTTTACGGGAAATGGACGGAGTGCATGTACATAGTCGACCCGGCTGCATTTGAAACTCACAAGAAGAACGATAAGAAAGCGTCAGAAGACAAGAAAAGCAGTAAACAG TCATCTCAGACGTCAGACTCGGAGGAAACGCCTCAGCCGGGTGGAGATTCACTGGAGGTGATCCCAGGAAGTCAGCTGCTCTGGAGAATAGCACCTAGGCCAGTCAACTCTGCCCAG ATGTACAGCTTCACTACATTCGCAATGCAGCTCAACGAGCTGGACAAAGAGATCGAAGCGGTCATCCCAAAGACGGACAGCAGACTGAGACCGGACATACGAGCCATGGAGAACGGAGACATCG ACCTGGCCAGCGAGGAGAAGAAGAGATTGGAGGAGAAACAGAGGGCGGCGCGTAAGAACCGCTCCAAGTCGGATGACGAGTGGAAGACAAG GTGGTTTCACCAAGGTCCAAATCCACACAATGGCTCTCAGGACTGGCTGTTCTCCAACATCTACTGGGACAGAGATTATTCCCAAGTACCGGACATCTACTGA